The Drosophila biarmipes strain raj3 chromosome 2L, RU_DBia_V1.1, whole genome shotgun sequence genome has a window encoding:
- the LOC108036753 gene encoding uncharacterized protein LOC108036753: MSDENGTTTMSRFVGYTLLILAICLLVALPQWMVMCLFANDAMAYTVTCFFLSFVVLAFIHMIEMLKYSRPWNYIAIAVCYELLTLGAASFLMEWNLVCTIIVLAVGLLLLVVVLIISGILIWSGLYPNPFKMAVVGVMGLVLAFCIEVMDILLHWYYWQDVAIGVFIASAVIITISHVLITYNNFESLVRDDALLLAIVLYITYLLFLVGGRVSVFYISENAYQFDSTTTESNEEDYSD, encoded by the coding sequence ATGTCGGACGAAAATGGCACAACTACTATGAGCAGATTTGTTGGATACACCCTGCTAATCCTGGCGATCTGTCTGCTGGTCGCCCTTCCGCAATGGATGGTGATGTGCCTCTTTGCTAATGATGCCATGGCATACACCGTAACCTGCTTCTTCCTGTCCTTCGTGGTGCTCGCCTTTATCCATATGATTGAAATGCTTAAATACTCAAGGCCCTGGAACTACATCGCGATCGCCGTTTGCTACGAGCTTCTGACACTGGGTGCTGCCAGTTTTCTAATGGAGTGGAATCTAGTTTGTACCATTATTGTCTTGGCCGTGGGTCTTCTACTTCTTGTGGTTGTGCTGATCATAAGTGGCATTTTAATCTGGAGCGGATTGTACCCGAACCCGTTCAAAATGGCCGTCGTTGGTGTCATGGGACTCGTGCTGGCATTTTGTATTGAGGTGATGGATATTCTCTTGCACTGGTACTATTGGCAGGATGTAGCTATTGGAGTTTTTATAGCCAGTGCAGTTATAATAACCATCTCCCACGTGCTGATCACCTACAACAATTTCGAATCACTGGTCAGAGATGATGCTCTGCTTCTCGCAATCGTGCTGTATATAACCTATTTACTCTTTTTGGTCGGCGGTCGTGTGTCCGTCTTCTACATATCTGAAAATGCCTATCAGTTTGACTCCACGACCACCGAGAGCAATGAAGAAGATTACTCAGATTGA